One genomic segment of Panicum virgatum strain AP13 chromosome 2N, P.virgatum_v5, whole genome shotgun sequence includes these proteins:
- the LOC120659351 gene encoding protein LATE FLOWERING-like, producing MEQQELHLSLALAPAAERREEVDEVAAPMAYVGGKKVRLFACLFCDKKFLKSQALGGHQNAHKKDRAAACWNPHVYAGHDDAAFPGALGLLPVPIASHGHGVIDVKVEAAPDASTRLYGDHVLLPGTGAAGPSALAGRGGTVEVLNWRTTSRMSAPPEIAKTAIAPSNSGEELDLELRL from the coding sequence ATGGAGCAGCAGGAGCTACACCTATCCCTGGccctggcgccggcggccgaaCGCCGTGAAGAGGTCGACGAGGTGGCGGCGCCGATGGCGTACGTCGGCGGGAAGAAGGTGCGTCTGTTCGCTTGCCTCTTCTGCGACAAGAAGTTCCTCAAGTCGCAGGCGCTCGGGGGCCACCAGAACGCGCACAAGAaggaccgcgccgccgcctgctggaaCCCCCACGTCTACGCCGGCCACGACGACGCCGCTTTTCCAGGCGCGCTCGGCCTGTTGCCTGTCCCGATCGCGTCGCACGGGCACGGCGTCATAGACGTGAAGGTCGAGGCGGCGCCGGACGCCAGCACGCGGCTCTACGGTGACCATGTGCTGCTCCCGGGGACGGGGGCAGCCGGGCCCTCCGCCCTGGCCGGCCGCGGTGGCACGGTGGAAGTTCTCAATTGGAGGACGACCTCCCGAATGTCTGCCCCGCCGGAGATCGCCAAGACCGCCATCGCGCCCTCCAATTCCGGCGAGGAGCTTGACCTCGAGCTGCGACTCTAG